The following proteins are encoded in a genomic region of Alosa alosa isolate M-15738 ecotype Scorff River chromosome 10, AALO_Geno_1.1, whole genome shotgun sequence:
- the LOC125302266 gene encoding transcription factor HES-5-like, protein MAPTITSTDYPKEHLNPHKIRKPLVEKKRRDRINNCIEQLKDLLGPKLLNQQADSKLEKADILEMTVCLLRWHLHAVKTKPSGDAASQGFSRCAQDVVHFLSEDSWKTQSHRKLLTQFQTLQPPRNDYRRESDQCLLGSPVQHVQGKDKSPAKSAPWRPW, encoded by the exons ATGGCACCTACAATCACTTCAACAGATTACCCAAAGGAACACCTGAATCCCCACAAG ATAAGAAAGCCACTTGTGGAGAAGAAGCGGAGAGATCGCATCAACAACTGCATCGAGCAGCTCAAGGATCTTCTGGGTCCAAAGCTCCTCAACCAGCAGGCCGACTCCAAGCTGGAGAAAGCTGACATCCTGGAGATGACCGTTTGCCTCCTGAGATGGCATCTTCATGCAGTGAAAACTAAACCCTCTGGCGATGCTGCCAGTCAGGGCTTCTCCAGGTGTGCTCAAGACGTTGTTCACTTCCTGTCCGAGGACTCTTGGAAAACACAGTCCCATAGGAAGTTGCTGACCCAGTTCCAGACCCTACAACCACCACGCAATGACTACAGGAGGGAAAGTGACCAGTGCCTGTTGGGCTCTCCTGTCCAGCATGTGCAGGGCAAAGACAAGAGTCCAGCCAAGAGTGCCCCCTGGAGGCCCTGGTAG